Genomic DNA from Niallia circulans:
AACAAAAATGGTTTGCACATTGAAGGCGTGTATTACGCATTATATAACTTTATCCAAAAGGTAGGCTCGTCGATTGCAGGCGGTCTTGCCGGATTTGTGCTAGCTGCATTTGGTTACAAGTCAGGCATGACACCAACAGCTAGAAGCTTAGAAGGAATTCTCGTTACAGCTGCGATTATTCCAGCAGTATGTGCCTTATTGTTTACGATATTCATGTTTTTTTATCGCACAAAAGACATAAAAAAAGAATCAGTGGAAAAGGGTGTTATCAATGGATAAAAGTATAGTAGTAAAAAATTTAAAGGTGGAAAATCAACACAATCCTCTCGGCATTGATATCCGATCTCCTCGTTTTAGCTGGATGATTGAAACAGAGCAGAATAATGTGCTGCAGTCTGCCTACCATCTTATCGTGACAGAAGAGGATGGCGAGGAGGTTTGGAATACAGGAAAAATAGACAGTGATCAATCTATATGGATTCCATATAAAGGACCAAGTCTTACAGCAAGGAAATGTTATCTCTGGAAAGTGCGAATCTGGGATAATACAGGACAGATTTCTGATTGGGGCAGGGCATCATGGGAAATGGGACTGCTTGATGAAGACGATTGGCATGCTTTTTGGATTGAACCGGAACAGGAGGAAGCAGTCGAAGAGCCTTTTATTACAGTTCAGGAAATGTTTTTAAGGGGGTTAAAGGATAAAAGCTTGGATGAAAAAGCTAAGGACCTCCGGCCACCACAGCTTTTAAGAAAAAAATTCGCGATATCAGGTGACATAAAAAAAGCAAGGTTGTATGTAACAAGCCATGGTGTTTACCAGTTGGAGCTGAATGGCAGTCGGGTTGGGAATAATGAATTCGCCCCAGACTTTACGGCATATAATGTTCGCCTTCAATACCAAACATACGATGTGACAGATTTGCTTGCTTCTGGAAATAATGCAATCGGAGCAGTTATCGCAGATGGCTGGTATATTGGCCGGATTCAGCTGACAGGGCACAGCTGCCAATTCGGGAACAAACTTGGTTTGCTGATGCAGCTGGAGATAGAATATAAGGACGGAACGACAGAACGAATTGTTTCTGATAAGCAGTTTGTTTCAAGCCCAGGTCCATGGCAGTATGCTGATTTATTTATTGGCGAAAAATACGATGCCAACTTAGAACAGTCAGACTGGAGCTGTTTTGACTTTAATGATCAAAATTGGAAGACTGTGAAACAGGTAGACTATTCCCTTGATAATCTCGTTGCACAGTTTGGACCAAATGTGCGCGTTATGGAGGAACTTGTACCGCTATCCATTCATAGTGAAACGGACGGTTCCCAAATTATTGATTTTGGGCAAATCATTGCCGGCCGCATTCGGATTGCCATAGAAGCGAAGAATGGTGACATAATCACACTTCAGCATAGTGAGGTGCTGGATAAAGACGGCAAGTTCTTTATGAACATTATCGGTCGAAATAAGGATCAGACGGATATTTATATTGCCAGAGGAAGCGGTACGGAAACATATGAACCAAAATTTGTATTTCATGGCTTCCGCTATGTAAGAGTAACAGGTCTGATAGCATCTATAAAAAAAGACGCTGTGCGGGCAATCGTTCTATACAGTGATATGGAGACAACCGGCCATTTTGAATGCTCAGATCATCGCTTGAACAAGCTGCAGCATAATATTCAGTGGAGCCAGAAAACAAATATGCTGTCCATTCCGACAGATTGTCCACAAAGAGAAAGGGCAGGCTGGACAGGTGATTTGCAAGTTTTCGCACCAACAGCTGCTTTTAACATGGACGTATATCTATTTTTGGAACGCTGGCTTGGTGATGTTAGAAACGAACAGTTTGCCGATGGTCAAATTGCCAACTTTGTACCGACTGGAAAATATTATGTCAAGGAATGCGCAAGCATGGGGCAGCTTTCCAGCGCAGGCTGGGGAGATGCGATTATTATTGTTCCATGGGTGCTGTATGAGCGCTATGGCGATGTACGTGTGTTAGAACAAAACTATGAGGCAATGGCAAAATGGCTGCAATATGTTCAACATAAAGCAGAAACAGAAATACCGGATTCAATGACAGAAACGGACCCGACTGTATTGGAAAGACAAAAGTACTTGTGGAATACAGGCTTTCACTTTGGCGATTGGCTTATTCCAAGCATAGTCGAAAGTGCGGATGAAAATACAGGACCGATGGACAGTGCAATTCTTACAAAAGAGCTTGTGGCAACTTGTTTTTATGCAAATTCTGCCCTGCTTTTCGCTAAAATAGCTGAACTGCTTGGAGACAAGGAGACTGCTCATACCTACTACACACTAAACAAACGTATTCGCAAAGCCTTTGAGGAGGAGTATGTTGACGTAAATGGCAGAATTAGCGCTCACTTTCAAGGAATTTATATTTTGGCACTGCAAATGGACATGGTCTCAAGCAAAAAACGCCTGCTAGTTGCGGCACAATTAGCACAATTGATTAAAGACAATGACCATAAATTAGATACAGGTTTTTTATCTGTTCCGTATTTAATGGATGTGCTGTGCACCGAAGGCTATGAAGATATTGCATATCGCCTATTGTATCAAACAGATTGTCCTTCATGGCTTTACGAGGTGGATATGGGAGCGACGACTATTTGGGAATCGTGGTCAGCTATAAAAAAAGACGGAACTGTTGGACATATGTCCTTTAACCATTATGCCTTCGGATGTATTGGCGATTGGCTTTACCGAGAGCCAGGGGGAATCAAGCATAGCTCACCAGGCTATAAGCATAGTATAATCGCGCCAAATGTAAATGTTGGAATGAAGAGTGCTAAAGCAGTATTAAAAACAGGATATGGCATCCTGTCCTCCGCTTGGGAAAGAAACAACGACTTCATAAAGCTAGAAGTAAACGTACCGCCAAATACGACCGCAACAGTTATACTAAATGGGGAAAATCGAGTGGAAGTAGGAAGCGGTTTCCATCATTTCCAATATGAAAGTCCTGCTGTTTTAAAGGCAAAAGCATAGGAAAAAGCTGGCTTATGAAGCCAGCTTTTTTTTATGACGTCCCTGGAGGGAATCGAACCCACGACACACAGCTTAGGAGGCTGCCGCTCTATCCTACTGAGCTACAGAGACATTATTCGATACCATAAGAGGATACACCATTGACTTACATCTGTAAAGTAATTAGCTTTGCAGATGCCAATTTTCCCCTTTTGTTGAGGTAGGAAAAACAGCTCCGTATTCTTGTTTGACGTAGAAGCTCACACCTTCAACAAATAATTTTAAAAGAGGCTGGGACAAAACAAAAGATAATCTTTCTATACAAGAATAATAAAATTACATCCATATTTGAATAATGAAGCTTGTGACTAAATAGAATATGGAGTTAAAATTAGTTCGTTTCATTGCGCGCTCGTCCTCGCGCTTTCCGCGGGGAAAGCTTAAGCCTCCTCTATTTCCCGCAGGAGTCGAGTGGCCTCCGCTCCATTCCACTAAAATTTCTAATTATTGTATTTTAAAAAACAAAAACAAAAAAAACGAACTATCTAATCGAAATCAAAATGGATAGTTCAGTTTTTATACTGATTCATATACTTATGTCCCAGCCTCTTTTTGAATACTTGATGGAAGTTGAATGGGCAAATTTAATATAATAGTAGAACAAAATATATTAAATTTGTAATTTTTATGAATGTTTTCTAAATATTAATCGCAAGTCTACTATAATATTGCTTAGGATAACTGCTAGCACATATAATAATCAATATTAGCTAAATAAGCATTACGAAGTAATCTAACTTAAATCAAACGGAGGGATACAGTGCAACCTCTATACATATCCATAAAAGAAAAGATTGAGGCAGATATGCATTCAGGCAAACTAAAGTCAGGGGACCGGTTGCCTTCTGAAATAGTGCTTGCAGCAGAATTTAAGGTCAGCCGAGAAACCGTCCGGTCCGCAATCCGCTTGCTTGAAGAAATGGGCAAGGTTTATGTTAAGCATGGGGTAGGGACATTTGTTGTTAACCCGTTGCCTAAAACACCAAATAGCCTAGAACAGCTTATGAGTGTAACTTCCATGATAAAGTATGCCGGCTTAGAGGACGGAGAAAAACGCGAAAGAATCAAGCTTGATAATCCTACGGAGGAATGGATAAAACTTCTTCAACTGAAAGATGATGAAGAGGTCATCATTCATGAAAGAATCCGAACGGCAAACGAAGAACCTGTTGTGTTTTCTCAGAATGTCATAGCGGAATCACTTAGTAAGAAAAAGATGATCAATCAAGGCCCGATTGGATCTTTATTCGATTACTTAAAACAAGAGTGCAATATTGATATTGCAAGAGCTACAACGGAAATTGTTGTTCCCCTTCATACGGATCGTAATTGTCATAAGCTTCTTATTCATCCAGAAACAACCGTTTTATTACTAAAGCAACTTCATTACGATTATCAAAATCGCCCAGTTTTATATTCATTGGATTATTTTAGAAACGATGTATTTACATTTACTGTGAATAGAACAAGATAAAATTAATAGGCGCAAAAACTGGAAACCCGATCAATTATTTTATTGGTCGGGTTTTTTTGGTTTTTTTATTAGAAGTCTAGACAACTTAACAAATGATAAAAGAAAGTTATGAATATTTACAAGAAAACAACAAATAGAATAAAGATTATTAATAATCGTTTGTTAAATTAAATCTAAGAGGTATAGACTTCTTATTTTTGAAAATCATTATTTGAACAGGAGAGGAGAAGAGATATTGTGGTATTTTAGAACACTTGGTAAGGGGAAAATAGTTGAATTCATTCTACTTGCGATTTTCCTGCTATTCTTTTTTGGGCCTTTATTAAATTTACTGTTACTAGCATTTTCTGGTGAGTGGCAATATCCTGATGTTTTGCCAAAGTCTTGGTCATTGGAATGGTGGAGCTTCGTTTTAGCAGATGAGTCGATCATAAGGTCAATGTGGTTATCTTTTCTTATTGCAGCCATTGTCACCTTGATTTCTCTTATTATTTGTATTCCGGCAGCATACGCGTTTGCACGCATCAGTTTTCCACTAAGAAGGTTTTTTCTATTCTCCTTCTTGCTGACTAATGCTTTTCCGAAAATGGGCTTATATGTGGCAATCGCCGTTTTGTTTTATCAATACAGTCTGATGAATACATTCATTGGGATTATATTAATACATCTAATTAATACGCTTATGCTCATGACATGGATTCCTTCTGCGGCATTTGAAAATGTGCATCGTTCGCAAGAGGAATCTGCTCGCGATGCTGGGGCATCACCATTAAAGGTATTCTGGTACATCACATTGCCAATGGCTAAGCCTGGCATTATCGTGGCGTCTGTTTTTACCTTCTTATCTTCTTTAGATGAAGCACAGGGAACCTTACTTGTAGGAATACCAGATTATAAAACGATGCCAGTTATTATGTATTCGATCATAGCGGACTATCCAAGTACAGCAGGTGCAGTGTTTTCGGTAATATTGACACTTCCAACGATCATTCTGCTCTTTGCCGCTAGAAAATTTGTTGGAGCAGATTCATTTGCAAACGGTATGCGTCTTAAATAATGCTTATATTCCAATGAAGAGAAAGGAAGGTATCATAGCGTGACAATAAGCTTATCCATAACTAATTTAAGCAAGATTTATCCAACAGGGGAAGGTGTTAAAAGTTTTTCCTTGGATATTCAAAATGGGGAAATGGTTACATTACTTGGACCTTCAGGATGCGGTAAATCTACGGTTTTGCGAAGTGTTGGCGGATTCGTTGAGCCTAATGAAGGGGCCATTTTAATCGAGGGGAAACAAGTAAATCATCTTCCTCCTGAAAAGAGGCCAAGTGCGATGGTTTTTCAAAGCTATAATTTATGGCCGCATATGACTGTCTTTAATAATTTAGCATTTAGTTTAAAGCTGAAGAAAATGAAGAAAGCTCATATTATCGATAAAGTGAACTGGGCATTAAATTTAGTACAACTACAAGGCTATGAAAAGAAGTTTCCAAGTGAGTTGTCAGGAGGTCAGCAACAAAGGGTTGCTCTAGCACGGGCATTGCTTCTTGAACCGAAAGTGCTCTTGCTGGATGAACCATTTTCTGCACTTGATGCAAAACTAAGGCATGAGTTACGGGAAGAACTTCGAGAAATTCAAGCAAAACAGCAGCTTACTATGCTCTTTGTGACACATGACCAAGAAGAAGCATTATCCATTTCTGATCGAATTGTTGTTATGAACAAAGGAGAAGTGGAGCAAATTGATTCCCCGCAAAATATTTATAATTATCCTGCATCCTTGTTTGTTGCTCAATTTATTGGAAAGATGAACTTCCTGACAGGTTATGCGGAGGGAAACAAAATTCATATCGGGTCTCTTACCTTTCCTAACATGAATCGCTATAGAAAATCGGTGACTGTTGCTGTCAGACCAGAGGATGTTGTGCTTGCAAGTGAAGTAGAAAAGGGCCTTGAGGCAATGGTTGAAAAAGTGATGATGTTAGGTCATTACGCAGAGGTCAGCTTGAAAACAGAGTTTGGAATACTAAAAATGTTTGTTGATCGCAGTCAAATAAGTCAATACAAAATGCTCCAAAATATCCGCATAACTTTCGCAACAATTCAAACCTTTACAGATAAACAGGACATACATACTAATGGTTATTCCAAAATACCAAATCTAACTAAAGAGGAGATTGAAGTATATGAGAACGTCTAAATCATTAAAAAGATTGCTAACAGGAACATTATTGGCTGTAAGTACCTTTTCATTAGTTGCGTGTAATTCTAGTGAGACAAACAGTGCGGCAAGTGGAAATGACGTAACTAAAATATCGCTGTACAGTTCAGGCTCTCAAAATGTTGAGACTTTCTGGGAAACGGTTATTCCTAAATTTGAAGAAGCCCATAAGGATATTGATGTGAATTTCGTGTTCGTTCCATCTGGGACTGGTGGACAGGCTACAATTGATCGAATCGTTGCAGCTAAAAAGGCAAATAAAGATTCCGAGATTGATATATATGAGGGAGCACTTGCTGATATCCTCCGCAGTGATGACGAAGGTGGACTATTTTATGAGCTTTCAACAGATTCTATTGAGAATCTAGAGAATGTTCAAGCTGAAAATTTAGAGGGTACTCAAAATCTGGCAGTTCCTTATCGTGCATCATCAGTAGTACTTGCCTACAATTCAGACAAAGTAAAGGATGTACCGGACACAGCGGCAGAATTGAATGCTTGGATAGAAAAAAATCCAGGTCGCTTTGCTTACAATGATCCAAATACAGGTGGGGCAGGAAGCTCATTTGTCCTTTCAACTGTTTATAACGAGCTTGATGACAATGCTATGAATGTTCAAGATGAAAGTATTATGGAAAGTTGGGACAAAGGCATTCAAATCCTAAAGGACATGGCACCAAACCTTTATAAATCAGGAGTTTATCCTAAAAAAAATCAAGGGACGATTGACCTGCTTGCTAATGGAGAGGTTGATATGATTCCGGCTTGGTCTGATATGGCTTTAGAACAAATTAATTCAAAATTATTGCCGGATACTACTGAACTAAAACAAATTGATCCAGCATTTACTGGCGGTCCAGCCTATTTAATGGCTGTGGATAATGGTAATGAAGAACGTAAGGAAGCGTCAGAAACATTCCTTGATTATGTACTAACTCAAGATGTGCAGAAATTGGTTATTGACACAATGTACGGCTATCCAGGGATTAAGTGGGAGCTATTACCAGCAGAGGATCAAAAGAAGTTTGAAGCAGTAAGTGGCGGTTACCGTACCTTTAACGGCGGCGATTTAGCGAGTGAATTAATGAAAGTCTGGCAAAAAGAGGTTGCAAGTCAATGAGCAGTGAAGTTGCCTTAAAAGAGAGTTTTGTCATCAAGAAAAAAACAAAATTAGCAGTGTTAGGAATAGGGCTTGTTATGCCCTCTTTCCTAACGTTGCTTGTTTTAGTCATCTATCCAGTTGCCCTTGCAATCATGGAGAGCTTTCAAAATGAAGAGGATGCCTTTTCACTTGAGAACTATCAATATATTTTTACAGAGCCATTAATCTTGCAAAGCATCCAGCATACGCTAGTAATTACGTTCATTTCTTGTTTTCTAACACTAGCAATAAGCTATATATTAGCTATTTATCTTAACTTTAGTAACAGTGTTGTTTCTAAAATAATCAACAAGCTGTATTTCATCCCATTATTTATTCCGGGAGTTATCGCCATCTATGGATTTTTAAACTTTTATCGCGATAATGGCTGGGTTGCAAGAATCATTGGGGAAAACAATATGCCCTCAATTATTTATGACATGAAAGGCTTATTAATGATTAATGTGTGGTTTAATATTCCCTTTACAACCATGCTGTTATTATCTGCTTTACAAGCTATTCCTCGGTCTGTCATTGAAAGTGCAAAAGATACGGGGGCATCAAAGTTTAGGTTGTTTATTCATTTCATACTGCCTCTTTCCTATAAGACCATGCTTGTTGCTTTAACGTTTCTGTTTATGGGTTTAATCGGCAGCTTTACAGCACCATTCCTTATTGATCGGAATGCGCCGCAAATGCTTGGGGTATCCATGCAGCAGCATTTCTCCGTATACAATGAAATTGGCCAATCAAGCGCACTTGCAGTTTTTATGTTTGTACTTTGTTCTATTGTTGGCTATGTATATATCCAAAATAATATGAAAAAGTCAAAGAAGGATCTGTTCTAATATTAAACTAGGGAGATGATTTGGATGACTGTATTAAACCCTGCAAAATTGAAGCATTTAGAACGTATACAATCTAGCTTTATTATTGAGGAAAAAGGATATTATGCGCTTAATCTTCGTGCAAATGCGTCTACCTTTTGGCAGGAAGAAAACAATGAATCAATCATGTTGCGATTGTATGTGAATAAGGTGCATCACCAAGATGTTATTTTATTTTATGGCAGACAGAGCTTCACCTATAAGCGTCTTCTTGGGTTAATGGAGCCTGGAACATATGAAATAGAATGGCTTTGTGAGTCACCTCGAAACAGTGCAGCTTTTGCTCAGCTTGAAAGCTGGAAGATAGAAAAATTAGACTTATCTGAGCGAGAAGCACTTGCCGTTCAATCTGCACCCAAGCTTTACGGCCGAGCAGTGTACAGCCAA
This window encodes:
- a CDS encoding alpha-L-rhamnosidase, which produces MDKSIVVKNLKVENQHNPLGIDIRSPRFSWMIETEQNNVLQSAYHLIVTEEDGEEVWNTGKIDSDQSIWIPYKGPSLTARKCYLWKVRIWDNTGQISDWGRASWEMGLLDEDDWHAFWIEPEQEEAVEEPFITVQEMFLRGLKDKSLDEKAKDLRPPQLLRKKFAISGDIKKARLYVTSHGVYQLELNGSRVGNNEFAPDFTAYNVRLQYQTYDVTDLLASGNNAIGAVIADGWYIGRIQLTGHSCQFGNKLGLLMQLEIEYKDGTTERIVSDKQFVSSPGPWQYADLFIGEKYDANLEQSDWSCFDFNDQNWKTVKQVDYSLDNLVAQFGPNVRVMEELVPLSIHSETDGSQIIDFGQIIAGRIRIAIEAKNGDIITLQHSEVLDKDGKFFMNIIGRNKDQTDIYIARGSGTETYEPKFVFHGFRYVRVTGLIASIKKDAVRAIVLYSDMETTGHFECSDHRLNKLQHNIQWSQKTNMLSIPTDCPQRERAGWTGDLQVFAPTAAFNMDVYLFLERWLGDVRNEQFADGQIANFVPTGKYYVKECASMGQLSSAGWGDAIIIVPWVLYERYGDVRVLEQNYEAMAKWLQYVQHKAETEIPDSMTETDPTVLERQKYLWNTGFHFGDWLIPSIVESADENTGPMDSAILTKELVATCFYANSALLFAKIAELLGDKETAHTYYTLNKRIRKAFEEEYVDVNGRISAHFQGIYILALQMDMVSSKKRLLVAAQLAQLIKDNDHKLDTGFLSVPYLMDVLCTEGYEDIAYRLLYQTDCPSWLYEVDMGATTIWESWSAIKKDGTVGHMSFNHYAFGCIGDWLYREPGGIKHSSPGYKHSIIAPNVNVGMKSAKAVLKTGYGILSSAWERNNDFIKLEVNVPPNTTATVILNGENRVEVGSGFHHFQYESPAVLKAKA
- a CDS encoding GntR family transcriptional regulator, with amino-acid sequence MQPLYISIKEKIEADMHSGKLKSGDRLPSEIVLAAEFKVSRETVRSAIRLLEEMGKVYVKHGVGTFVVNPLPKTPNSLEQLMSVTSMIKYAGLEDGEKRERIKLDNPTEEWIKLLQLKDDEEVIIHERIRTANEEPVVFSQNVIAESLSKKKMINQGPIGSLFDYLKQECNIDIARATTEIVVPLHTDRNCHKLLIHPETTVLLLKQLHYDYQNRPVLYSLDYFRNDVFTFTVNRTR
- a CDS encoding ABC transporter permease; translated protein: MLWYFRTLGKGKIVEFILLAIFLLFFFGPLLNLLLLAFSGEWQYPDVLPKSWSLEWWSFVLADESIIRSMWLSFLIAAIVTLISLIICIPAAYAFARISFPLRRFFLFSFLLTNAFPKMGLYVAIAVLFYQYSLMNTFIGIILIHLINTLMLMTWIPSAAFENVHRSQEESARDAGASPLKVFWYITLPMAKPGIIVASVFTFLSSLDEAQGTLLVGIPDYKTMPVIMYSIIADYPSTAGAVFSVILTLPTIILLFAARKFVGADSFANGMRLK
- a CDS encoding ABC transporter ATP-binding protein, with amino-acid sequence MTISLSITNLSKIYPTGEGVKSFSLDIQNGEMVTLLGPSGCGKSTVLRSVGGFVEPNEGAILIEGKQVNHLPPEKRPSAMVFQSYNLWPHMTVFNNLAFSLKLKKMKKAHIIDKVNWALNLVQLQGYEKKFPSELSGGQQQRVALARALLLEPKVLLLDEPFSALDAKLRHELREELREIQAKQQLTMLFVTHDQEEALSISDRIVVMNKGEVEQIDSPQNIYNYPASLFVAQFIGKMNFLTGYAEGNKIHIGSLTFPNMNRYRKSVTVAVRPEDVVLASEVEKGLEAMVEKVMMLGHYAEVSLKTEFGILKMFVDRSQISQYKMLQNIRITFATIQTFTDKQDIHTNGYSKIPNLTKEEIEVYENV
- a CDS encoding extracellular solute-binding protein, producing the protein MRTSKSLKRLLTGTLLAVSTFSLVACNSSETNSAASGNDVTKISLYSSGSQNVETFWETVIPKFEEAHKDIDVNFVFVPSGTGGQATIDRIVAAKKANKDSEIDIYEGALADILRSDDEGGLFYELSTDSIENLENVQAENLEGTQNLAVPYRASSVVLAYNSDKVKDVPDTAAELNAWIEKNPGRFAYNDPNTGGAGSSFVLSTVYNELDDNAMNVQDESIMESWDKGIQILKDMAPNLYKSGVYPKKNQGTIDLLANGEVDMIPAWSDMALEQINSKLLPDTTELKQIDPAFTGGPAYLMAVDNGNEERKEASETFLDYVLTQDVQKLVIDTMYGYPGIKWELLPAEDQKKFEAVSGGYRTFNGGDLASELMKVWQKEVASQ
- a CDS encoding ABC transporter permease, producing MSSEVALKESFVIKKKTKLAVLGIGLVMPSFLTLLVLVIYPVALAIMESFQNEEDAFSLENYQYIFTEPLILQSIQHTLVITFISCFLTLAISYILAIYLNFSNSVVSKIINKLYFIPLFIPGVIAIYGFLNFYRDNGWVARIIGENNMPSIIYDMKGLLMINVWFNIPFTTMLLLSALQAIPRSVIESAKDTGASKFRLFIHFILPLSYKTMLVALTFLFMGLIGSFTAPFLIDRNAPQMLGVSMQQHFSVYNEIGQSSALAVFMFVLCSIVGYVYIQNNMKKSKKDLF